DNA from Gambusia affinis linkage group LG06, SWU_Gaff_1.0, whole genome shotgun sequence:
TTCCAGTCAGGATCTGCATTAAAGAACTGTTTACCTAATGATAAAAACAGTTATGAGAGCCTTGCGCtcatctgctcaggtaactctgaactctcatatttatttcttttaaaatgtttcttccatcaggttccagatgtctgcagagaaaccgtcacctttaactaagaacctgaaaccttgaggagagggaaactaaagtaatttaaatatccagataaagttttcagtttagccCATAtagatgaacaaaaactcatcattttgataacttttaatctctgctgctttgaagtcGATGCATCAAAATCCCAGGAGGAGTTCaaggaaatcagacattttcaaaacctgaaaattaacagaaaatgacttttgatccaaaatggtggatttcctgtttttagtgaaaatagcaggaaaaccttttgtttgttatgGTTGTTGGCCTGGATGAACTAGGGGGCGCAGTTGAGTCATTttgccaaatttatttttaaatccactgaaatattaacaatttcACAGAGATTAAAGTTCAACATTTAGTGAGTATATTAACATGTTTATGTcccaaaaatatgataaattcagcagaaaaaaaaattaatgataaaattCCAGGTTCAGTCGGTTTCACTTCACCTTTGATGCTCTGAGATTTtctagtttggttttcttggcctttatttttatcaaactcaGAGATATTTCCATGTgaatctggaaaaataaagttctgaaatattttaaaccttttttctttctgcatccacagactcagtcaggctggttcaagggaccaaccggtgctcaggcagactggaggtgaagaccaaccagtcgtggtcctcagtgtgtgaaaaagactttgacctgcaggatgcaaaggtggtctgcagggagattggCTGTGGGTCTCCTTcagtccaccagggggcgctctatggagaagcagaggctccagtggggagcagagagttcctgtgtgaaggcagtgagtctgctctgctgaactgcagcagcaggaagagttcaggtagaaacagctgctcacctggtcaagctgttggactcacctgttcaggtagaggaggatctgcagacctgctgctgttcactgcttcacttccttcattaatgaactctctgtctctgctcaggTCAAGACATCAGGTTGGTGGGAGAGGCCAGCCGATGTGCTGGGAGACTGGAGATGAAACATCATGAAGAGTGGAGACCAGTGGATGTTATGGATCGTTACTGGAACATGAACTCAGTTGCTGTAGTTTGTGCTGAActggactgtggttctgctgtttcagtaagaaattcaaaggaaaattCAAGGAGACCAGTTTGGTGGATCTTTTCTGACTGTTTCCAGTCAGGATCTgcattaaagaaatgtttacctGATGATGGAAACAATTATCTGAGCCGTGAGCtcatctgctcaggtaactctgaactctcatatttatttcttttaaaatgtttcttccatcaggttccagatgtctgcagagaaaccgtcacctttaactaagaacctgaaaccttgaggagagggaaactaaagtaatttaaatatccagataaagttttcagtttagcccacatagatgaacaaaaactcatcattttgataacttttaatctctgctgctttgaagtcGATGCATCAAAATCCCAGGAGGAGTTCaaggaaatcagacattttcaaaacctgaaaattaacagaaaattaacttttgatccaaaatggtggatttcctgtttttagtgaaaatagcaggaaaaccttttgtttgttatgGTTGTTGGCCTGGATGAActagggggcgctgttgagtcattttgccaaatttatttttaaatcaactgaaatattaacaatttcACAGAGATTAAAGTTCAACATTTAGTGgatttattaacatgtttatgttccaaaaatatgataaattcagcagaaataaaaattaatgataaaattCCAGGTTCAGTCGGTTTCACTTCACCTTTGATGCTATGAGATTTTCTAGTTTAGTTTTCTtgtcctttatttttataaactcagagatgtttccatgtgaatctagaaaaagaaagttctgaaatattttaaactttttttctttctgcatccacagactcagtcaggctggttcaagggaccaaccggtgctcaggcagactggaggtgaagaccaaccagtcgtggtcctcagtgtgtgaaaaagactttgacctgcaggatgcaaaggtggtctgcagggagattggctgtgggtctccttcagtcctccagggggcgctctatggagaagcagaggctccagtggggagcagagagttcctgtgtgaaggcagtgagtctgctctgctgaactgcagcagcaggaagagttcaggtagaaacagctgctcacctggtcaagctgttggactcacctgttcaggtagaggatgatctgcagacctgctgctgttcactgcttcacttccttcattaatgaactctctgtctctgctcagaTCAAGAAAACTTCAGGTTGGTGGGAGAGGCCAGCCGATGTGCTGGGAGACTGGAGATGAAACATCATGAAGAGTGGAGACCAGTGGATGCTATGGATCGTTACTGGGACATgaactcagctgctgcagtttgtgctgaactggactgtggttctgctgtttcagcaaTAAATTCAAAGGAAGCTTCAAAGAGACCAGCTTGGAGGATCTTTTCTAACTGTTTGCAGTCAGGATCTGCATTAAAGAACTGTGTACCTGATAATATAAACAGTGATCAGAGCCATGAGTtcatctgctcaggtaactctgaactctcatatttatttattttaaaatgtttcttccatcaggttccagatgtctgcagagaaaccgtcacctttaactaagaacctgaaaccttgatgagagaaactaaaactggttTAAATATTACTGACAGACTATAGATCTATCATAAAGGTGCTAGTAATCATGTATAAACATGTTagtaaccatagcaaccagtcTGTGATGAGCTCCTGTCTCTTTCTCATGCATGCCATCTTGTTTTCCACCTCAGATTAGATCCagttgtctctgtgtttcctctgcgtTCCCAGGTCTGCTGGTTGAGCcgctcatcttcctctcttcctccactgACGGGGTTTCCACAGGCAGAAAGCAGGGGTCTGAGCTCCTCATTGGATCAAATTTCAGCATCATGTGCTCCATCAGACCTCAGTATGAAGGCGGCTCCTTCCAGCTCATCTTCAGCACCTCTAACTACACTCAGAACCACACCCTGCCAGCTGTTAATCACTCCGCCCTCTTCCTGttctctgctgctggccacgcccaccaaggAACCTACCGCTGCGTTTACCACGTCTACGTTTTCTCCTATAACTTCTCCTCTATGAGCCAGCCTCTCAACCTCACTGTCTCAGGTAAACTCATGGAGTCCATCAGGAAAAGTTCTGCTTCAGGTGAACCAGCAGCTGTCTGCCTCATTCATGAGGTCAGAGAGGAGGATTGATGATATTAATGTTCATGATCAGATCTACAGGCAGCATGAAAACAAGGGTCTATATGATTATTTTCTAACTGGACTCATCTGATGAAAGCTGATCCTGAAtctgtttcattcagtttcagCCTATCTCATTGCTTTGATCATCAGACTGGTTGTCGTCCTGCTGGGTTTGCTGGGATCAGTCCTGGTCCTCTACTTTAAGGTACTGCATGTATCATGCATGATGTGTTCAGTTGGGAAAGTTCTTGCATTGAAGCTGAACCATCCTCTGTTTCCAGGCCAAGAGAAACCAGAAGTCTGGACCAGAAAACAACCATCATGATGAAGGATCCAGAGCTGAAGGCAGCTTAGAGGAGGAGACTGCAGTCTGAAGGAACCAGGAGAAAATTATCTTCATTTCACATCCacaggaaggagcagagagatgtTTCAGACTCCTAGAAATCTATCCGTCTATGTATCTATGATAAAATGTCTCTgtgctcctgcagcaggaaggaagtTCAACATTCAGAAATTTGTATCTGGACTAAACCTACTTAAGTAAAACTTATATAAGAAGGGaacacaaaacattcaacatacaaaatataacagaaaaccCACTTCATCAAAATCTGATCTTACTCAACCTTGCAAGGATAACATATGGTAGAATATttaggggtcaaaggtcaggtagCCAATTTATCAGACAATGTGGACAAGCTGCCTCCGATCTCCTACTACGATGAAGTTAACTATGTAGTCAACATGAAGAGTGTAAACGCCGTAAACGAGCTTCACTGCCTGAAATTCATGGACGCATATAATTAGTATTTCAACAGCTTTGTTAAGGAGATAAAAACTCTCTGTGTGAATAATGAGGTTCTGGTGACCAGCAGACCAAGTACATGTAGCAACAAACATGTAGGCTACATGTCTGCTTATCTTGCAGATGGGATGGAAAATTTTATGGTTACTATGATTATGAATGAATCGATTCATAACAGTGTTATGGTTCTTGTGTAAAGCATGTGCTCATGGGAAAGTTTTCTGAAGCTGTTTCTCTGAACTCTGTATTATTAGAAAGTTGtataatattttcttctttgcattaTTATAACAtccttaaatgtttaatatgctttatgaaagaaaatgtgtatgttttcagtctgttttgtaGCTAATTAGATTGTTAAACTGTGAAAGTAACGAAACCTTTCCTATAAAACAATAAGCTGTGTTTTGCTCGAGGCTCTTTCTCCTGACTGTGTTCAGTGAACAGAGACTCCAAATGCTGTAAAGCCTTCaaataaatattgacaaagaatTTATATATTCTCTCtagttttttatagtttttcctCAGTCTGTTAAATatcatttcaacaacaaacagGATCCAGCGAGTTGGAGAGGTCGAGGGCGACGGGAGGTAAACTTCAGAGTCTGAGGTATGAAGAAATGTAAATCAATGAAAATAGGTGCAAAAATAGCTTAATgagaaatgtgaagaaacataaatgacaaagaaataaaaaggaaatgattagaaaaagaaatatgacaaacgtaaatgtgtggatgagagAAGCTGAATGCAGAGTGGAAGGCAACAATGGCACATTTTATTAGGGTATTTCAGGACATCAGCAAactgtttggtttgtgtttatcATCCACAATGTGGTGGAGTGGTGGAAGGGGACAGCATGAGGTCTGCAGTACCCACCTTGTCTCTGTGGTCATCAGGGGTTTGTCAGTAGATACTCTGTGTGGCCTCAGTGTCCCACTGAAAGTATTGACCAGGTTCATTCGCTGCGGGAAGCACAGAGGGATTGTGGGGAATCATACCTGGCTGTGAAAAGGAGCTGGTATATTCCAACATTGCTGAGCCCAATGTCCACACACAAACGGCCACAGATGTAACATACGGCCACAGATGTAACATACGTCACGCTCTCTTGGCCCTCCGCCCCTTTGCTCCACGGCCTCGCTCCATGCCTCTCCGTCCACGGCCAACCCCACGCAACCCTCCTCCATGTTCCTGTTTTGAGAATATAAAGAAGGGTAAAGAGGAGCAGGTGCTCCCCCATTTTGATGAGTGTTTTGCCAGTAGTTAGAAACCCCACCATGTGTAGGTGAAACTTGTGAGGGGGGTTGCAGGACCATGCAACCATAACATGGTCctgtttatctctttttttacttagtttttgttttgcttcctgcagTTGGAGTTTCAGTAACTGAGTCTCTAAATTCTTGGTGTCagactgttttttctttaactcgTCCTGCGCCTTTAAGAACTGATGAAGCAGGTGTCTCTCCAATCTCACATGTTCACACCCTGCAAGATCTGGATTGTTTTTTATAGATTGCACAACCTGTTCAGGGAcgccttttaaaactgcttctctAAACATTTTAGTGAAGTTTGTGTGTGGGCCTTTAGGATTAACTAGTTTTCTTGAGCCTGgtttctgcagatttatttatatactcTTTGGGATCCATGTTACAATCCCACTCAAATTTAGTAATAGGAGCTGTGGTGGCTGGAGgaaactgcagttttattgcTCGAGCCAAAGGCGTGATGAATTGGTGAACTGCAgttgaattatttacattttgtgtccCTGCTGCATTCTCCTTATCTTTCATGACCATTCCAGACATAGATCTGCTCATTATTGCTCTAAAATCACCCATAGCCAGAGTCATGCCTGATGTTAACAGGTCTAACTCTGCCAGCCAAAGGCTCCCACTCTGCCTGAGTTCTGTCTCTGCcttctgactgtttttttatGCAGCCTCTTTTAGTGAAAACTCCTGCCTCTTCCTGCTTTTCCATCACGTCTATCAATACTTTTTTAGAATCAATTATCCCTTGCAGCAAGTATTTTCCCAATGGCTGTCTGTTTAACACGTCGCCTTCTTTCTTCTCCACCAgacatttcatcttttttgcagttttccttcTTCCCCCTTATTCTGAAATTCGTTATGCTCTGCCAGATAAGTTATTAGTCCGTCTATTTACTCACCAAGTGTAATCCAAGGTCCTATGCCCCACTTTGAATCGTATTTCTCCTTGTCGACCTCATCCGCCATGTTCAGAGCCAGAAATCATCTCTTCTCTCTGCCTTTTTACTCTTCGCACGGCAGCGAGAAAACCAACACAGCAGATAAAATTAAAGACTTTTCCCCAAATTACAGTTCCCAAACGCCAACCATGGTTTCAAAGCACATTACAGTAAACAGAAAAGCGACGTATGAGCAAAATCGTCTGCTGGACGGCAGAGTCTGACACACACACCGACATTTACATAGAACACAGAAATGGATCCACACTCTTTAAAGCTTCCTATTTTAGTCCTCGATGACAACACTTTTcaacacttttacttttttatacgTATATTTCTGTACTTCTACTTTTACTTATATTTCATCTGAGGATCAGATGGTGATAAACCTTAAACTGTTATCTTATATCTTTATCCTATGCGGACAGCTTTCACCACTTTTGCGTTTCTCAAGCTGACTCAGATTGGCTAACGCGTTATTTGTCGAGGGCAGTACTCCTTGGGGGTAAACCGACAAAACCCAGCCTGTACCTCCGTCACGTCCGACGCAAGGGGAAGACGGCCAATTCTTACTGCTTTCCAATCacccaaaacacttttttaatacataaataaacttaaccGTATTTTGCTCCTATGAATAATAAAAGACTTTGACCAACCAGCAGAAAGCAGTACGAACATGACTGACAAATCAGACAACTCAAGGAACTCAATATGAACAACGGCTGATATATGGAGTTTAGACAGCCCAAAGAAACAGCACAAGGGTTCATGTTTAAGGAAGAAAGTTTCCTGACCTGATTATTCGTGTCCAACGCCCGTGTGCTGTTCCAGAAAGCTGTTTGCCTTAAACGTCTCGTCCAATCTCTGCTCGTGTCTCAACATGGAACCATCCTCTGCTACCAATTGTTACAATTAAAACCGGATGGACCAGAAAGGTGTGAGCACACGAACAGCAAATCAGCCAACACAGTGTCACCCTCCGATGGCGGCACTGCGTTCGAAGGAGGTGAGGCAACGCAACAAGATTTGGTGGAATAAGCTTTATTGGTGCTGCAGTTCACCAATACACCGACACCCATCTCTCTACTGCAAAGCACAGCAGCTGGCTTTAGCTTTTGGCCACTTCCACCCACACCAGGTGAAGGggtgacaaaaaaacaataaattatttacaaacccaacacaaaataaatggtacaaataaatatttacatgcatgcaaCTTAGAAACAACTAATCCTAAAgtcaatcaagaaattaaatcaaacttaatatAACTTTAGAGCATTACCCTTCTTTTCTCAAATGGTATGCTCCACCCTTCTAAGGAGACACACCTGGAAGGTAAACCCCAATTAACAcaactgaaatacagaaatgaaacaaaaagcatctattctataaataaatatcaattaacAGGGATGGAGCCCCTGGTCTCCATCACACACAGAATAAtcattttacttcttttattcttttttagtGCTAAAAAAGAGAGACACTTACCCTCACAGGTTAATTTGTTGTGAAGTGAAATATCAGCGGGTTTacacagcatctgatcaaaaacggacgatccattcctTATATGTGAGACACACCTAGTGGTCGCCTGATGTCTTACATCAGCTAAGTTTCTATTTCTACAAAAGCCTTTGTGTAAAAGTGAAGGATGCCATGTGTATAAAAACTCGTGTGTGTATTGTTGAGGAAATATAACTACTTTGAGTgtttaatatagttaatctcACAGCCATGTGCATTTAGGtagattgaacattcttatctggacaaaaactaaacagatgtaAGCTAGGAGACAGCAAGGAGGCAAGAGATAAACATTCTCTTGGaggagtttaaccaaaacactattctcttgaaaggctttaaattaggAGGGCCATAAACCATATCTCCCCGGCTCAGAGGTCGAAGGTCGGGGGTTTCTCAGAGAAGAGGGCTGCATCTGGAGTTGGTTACAGCCTGGTACTAACgtctaattttaatacatctttaaatactaatcgcatgtttttgattaaagtatattacccaagttagaagtattaatctagtagatgattaatgtatttgaaaatgtattatcagtgacaatttcggaatcaaaggaaaattgtttgaattagaaaaggaattctacctcattttgttctgtgagaggacaaagatttaagtttctggagatgctgaaatcagaaaagcagaaaactaagtttgatgaaaataacttataattttaacaagtagtaaacgacttttgatttctgcctAAACTGAGGGGAAGGTCTAAGTCTTTCCAAGGTAGCTTTTGGTTGGTCAAAACAGGGAACGCcctatttgcatatattaacaaaaagaaacgccTTCATTAGAAAAGTGAATGCTCAAGAATACGAATTCAGATAGCTGGTcgattctgtttttcttgacagctctctccaaagacgcgtctttgtccttctttctgtttgtcttttaattcttttctctcaggtaaagaatgtatatcTCTGTATCTCTGTAGtttccttgttaattcatacggtGTTTTCctattggattaaactctgtaacacTGTGACGTCAGCACGCCTCATTGTTTTCTTCCGGCCGTGAAATCATCCGCTCAGGACCcgggaaagaggaagaaaaagagagccaagcttttttccaaaattaagctaacttagtaaatTCTTCCTCAATAGTATATGTGCCCTTGATAAGTGTCTCTACAAACCTCAGAGTGAATTTGGAgaatgtaaaaatcacattctcctctttttctctcctcgAGTACAAAATTGAATCACttgtctctctcttcttttttgtctgtttgaaagCGTTTAGGTTGAATGAACCTGCCACCCTTCTACTACCATGGAATCACTTCTGTATTCAGCCTGAAAGGGCGAGTGTATGGGTGAGCAGACCAGAGCCAGACAGCTGGAAAACCGACCCGCCTCAACACACTGCTGTACACACCGTCCTATTAGAGCTCTTCACAAGAAGCatgcaaaagtaataaaacaaaatgacacgGAGACCTTAAAGAACACAGTAGCACAACTTTGAACCTGAACAGTCAACTGAACTCAGACTCTGACATCAGAGCTGCTCTACTGTTAAATTATTGGGCCTGTTGTGAACCGTAACTCTTTACCTGATCTCtgacaccaacaacaacaaacacacacaatatatttggaaatatttataaaataaggtaaaaacattttttgttagaaTGGATAAAAGTATCTAGGTACTTAAATCGCACATTGTaactaaaaacatgaacatattcCTACTAGCATAAGCTAAAGTTGAAGTTATACTGTTAGTTACCATAGAAAccgtatttaaaaataaaacacatttagggTTAAAACTGAAGAAGTTTACTCTGGTTTAGaggaatgtttgtgttttatatctgCAGCTTTGTAAAACGTTAAATAGGATTAAAGAGAATTTAAACCATGACATGaagatttttagtttattttctgtttacttatgatgttattttaacaaatcagcttcaaaagcaaatatttttatttattttgttgcttttcttctgcagagcatcaatgcccctcccccacctaaTGCTGCAAGTCATCTGACTGCAATGAAGTTTTCCAGGTTGACtgattggaaatatttccactaaaatgagaaagatgtcttttcttttttaatttagctttagtGCTAAGCTAAAAATTAGCTTAACTAATAGATTAGTGGAACTGACTGATAATTATgacagaaaagaataaaaatgtaactcagAAGttctagtttaatttatttggggATTTTGAAGAGTCAGTGACTTTTTGCTTAGTGACGGATATTTCATCATTCAGTACGTTGAGTCAGCCAAAGCGGATGGAAACTGTGATACTATCACAAGAtgataaacatgcaaaaacaggTTATGACTAAAATTATGaaggtaaaacattaaattaatccAACACAGTAATTAGTAAtgccagaaaacctgctggcttattaaaaatgcaccacagaaaccagaaccaacaaTCAAACAGGAAACTTTGACCCAACCGGGCTCacagtttgggtcagaacctcagaggttcagctaatattttagattttcatgtctcttcattcattgttttatgatataaatgcattttgctgCAGCAACATAAAGGGGCTGGTAGTGtttaatattctaaataaaatatgttttgggttAAATGGGCCTAAAATATCTCAgttctttgaaataaacaactttttccGCTGAAGATCTAAAGTTTAGATTTACCCTGAATAACCTGGTTATGTTGCAATAAAACTGATAAAGTTGCTGAAGTTTCCAACCAGATTAGCATCACCCAGCTTGCTCACGGCAGCACACAGAGGCTGAACATCCAgattaatatttagatttctctctctgcctctgtaACTGGATCCTTTCTGCATTG
Protein-coding regions in this window:
- the LOC122832735 gene encoding uncharacterized protein LOC122832735, encoding MKHHEEWRPVDAMDRYWDMNSAAAVCAELDCGSAVSAINSKEASKRPAWRIFSNCLQSGSALKNCVPDNINSDQSHEFICSGLLVEPLIFLSSSTDGVSTGRKQGSELLIGSNFSIMCSIRPQYEGGSFQLIFSTSNYTQNHTLPAVNHSALFLFSAAGHAHQGTYRCVYHVYVFSYNFSSMSQPLNLTVSGKLMESIRKSSASVSAYLIALIIRLVVVLLGLLGSVLVLYFKAKRNQKSGPENNHHDEGSRAEGSLEEETAV